In the genome of Streptomyces sp. SLBN-118, the window AAGACCGAGGCCATCCTCTTCGCCGGGGTCGCGGCGTTCTTTCTCGTAACCGATGTTCTGTACGCCGCGTGGTCCAAGGATCCCGCCGGCACGGCTGCGCTCACCGTCGCTTTCCTCATGGCACTTCTCGTGTCGTTCGTCTTCGCCACGAACTACCGCAGGAAGGGACTGCGCCCCGAAGACCGAAACGAGGGAGAGGTACATGAGCGGGCCGGGCCGGTGGACTTCTTTCCTCCGCACAGCGCCTGGCCGGTGCTGATCGCGACCGGCGTGGCCGTAGGCGCTCTCGGAACGGTCTTTGGACTGTGGCTCTTCCTGATCGGGCTGGGCGTGGTCCTGGCGGGAGTGTGCGGAATGGTGTTCCAGTTCTCGCGGCCACCGCTCTGAGACAACC includes:
- a CDS encoding cytochrome c oxidase subunit 4 yields the protein MKTEAILFAGVAAFFLVTDVLYAAWSKDPAGTAALTVAFLMALLVSFVFATNYRRKGLRPEDRNEGEVHERAGPVDFFPPHSAWPVLIATGVAVGALGTVFGLWLFLIGLGVVLAGVCGMVFQFSRPPL